The DNA sequence TGAAAGCAAATCTTTTCAAGgagttcgaaatgaaggacCTTGGGAGACTAAAGTACTTCCTCGAGATCGAAGTACTCAGATCGAGGAAAGGGATTTTTATCAAtcagaagaagtatactcttgACCTTCTTGCAGAAACTGGGATGCTATATTGCAAGCCAGCTGAGACGCCTATGGCTGTCAATCATGGGCTACAGATTGTGAAGGGAGCTGAATTGGCGGATCGAGGAAAATATCAACGTTTGGTAGGGAAACTTATATATCTTTCCCATACTCGGCCTGATATTGCGTATGCTGTTGGAGTTGTGAGTCAGTTTATGCACCAACCACAAGCTGACCATATGGAAGCTGCactcagaattgtgagatactTGAAAGGAACCTTTGATTATGGAGTAATGTTCAGGAAGACTGGACATCTCGAGATACAAGCCTACACTGATGCTGACTGGGCTGGAAACCCAGTTGACAGGAAATCAACAGCAGGATACTTTGCATTCATTGGAGGGAATCTTGTCTCTTGGAGGAGTAAAAAACAGAAGGTGGTGGCACTCTCCAGTGCCGAAGCAGagttcagaggaatcaaaagtgGTCTGACCGAAGTTCTTTGGTTAAGAAGACTACTCTCAGAACTGGGTCTCCTTCCAACAAAGACATGCCAGATGTTCTGCGACAACAAAGCTGCTATCAGTATATCAGAAAATCCTGTGCAACATGACAGGACGAAGCATCTGGAAGTTGATAGACACTTCATCAAAGAGAAGATCGAAAGTGGTGTTGTGGCTTTACCCTTTGTACGATCCGAGGACCAACTTGCAGACATTCTTACCAAAGCCGTCAATTCCAAGAGTTTTACAGAAGTTCTCGACAAGTTGAGCatcggaaatcccgtcactcaacttgagggggagtgttgaaaatatTAACAAAGTCAAAAATAGCAGCAGTCAAGCCtccaaaagatcagccaaaaaTTAACCAAAATCCCTTAATCATAGGGATCCTTGTATGACTTTGTAGCTCTTCAAACGTACACTTATACTATAAATCAGAGGATGATTGTAAtgagaaaaataagaaatacaataacaatctttggcttctttttattttttctacatTATGATGATACCATGTTTCAACAGTCGTTGTACTAGTAGTTTGATTGTTGTTGCAAAATTTCTTTGTAATACGTGGATAAAACTCGGggttttaacaaataaaatcatgaattattttaaaatttctccGTCCCAATGAAAACGGTGCGCTTCTTTTCGACACGTGATTTAACGAGAATAAGATTATAGTgtaaagtgtgtaaaggtgtgtggaaccacattatttgtaatgtaaaattattaccaaaaaagaaaatgcagcactttcgttgggacgactCAAAAAAGAATAagcaccgctttcgttgggacggagagagtatgatTTTTAAAATGTGATGAATTAAATAATCATCTTTTCAGTTTTTGCAATTTTGCCCCACTAATTTTTTTCGATCATCGAATTTTTGACTTGGAGTTTATGTGGATTAGTTCTCcacataatattcatgttacgacgtaatttacaataaaattactaaatgtTAAAAATTATGGTGCACATACAGGATAcaatccctttataatttgaGGAAATACTACGTAGTTTGCAATTCGGTGGCATaagttataatttatttaaaagtttcaaaatatataaaatttgtgTAGACGCTGTTATACTTTACTTAACAGTAAATGAACGGTTGGTTTAGCGTCGGTTACAAACTATAAAATCGAAGCCGATCAATatctctgattttttttttgaatggaaaaaaaaaaatacctctGATTTTTtggatttaaaaataaaaattgtacaGAGCCATATTTTGTAAACTACGATACgatttatattcaaatttttgGGAGGGGTTTTTTGCTGAGCCCTAATTCTCACTCTCTTTAATTCCCCTctcttttaaattttgtttctcATGAAACTCTTCTTCAAACGCCATTGCACATCTCtgtctcacacacacaacacacactgcCTCCAAACACCATCCCAGCTCATCCACCTCTGCAAATCTGGCCCCCTCTCCGACGCAATCAAGCTCCTCAACTCCATAAACTCCTCAAATTCAACCCCCCTTCACGATGCCGTTTCGAAGCCGATACTATACGCCACCGTCGTGCATTCCTGCACGCGATCGCTCCACCTCGCCGCCGGCATGCAGCTCCACTGCCACCTCATCAAGTCCGGCCTCGAAGCCGACCGCTTCGTCGGCAACAGCCTCCTCTCCCTCTACTTCAAGCTCGCCTCCGATTTCAGCGACGCGCGCAGATTATTCGACGGATTGCGCTACAAGGATGTCGTATCGTGGAGCTCGATGATATCGGGGTACATTCGCGCGGGGAAATCGAGGAAATCCGTCGAATTGTATCTGGAAATGCTGGATGCTGGGATTGAACCGAACGCTTTCACTCTTTCTGCGGTGATCAAGGCGTGTTCGGCGATTCTAGGGTTTAAATTGGGGAAATGCCTGCACGGAGCTGTGGTGAGGTGTGGATTTGGGGGTAATGAGGTGATCGTTGCGGCTCTGATTGATATGTATGGGAGAAATGGCGAAGCGAGTGCCGCCTGCAAACTGTTTGACGAAATGCCTGACCCGGATTCCGTTTGTTGCACCTCGGTGATCTCGGCGCTCACGAGGTGTGATTTGTATCTCGAGGCTCTGGTGATGTTCAATTCAATGCGTAAGAAGTTTGGATTCATGCCGGATTGTTTCACTTTTGGGAGCGCTCTAACAGCATTGGGAAATCTTGAGAGGTTGAAGCAGGGTCGAGAAGTTCACGCCTTGGCTGCGACGGGGGGTTTCGCTGCTGATGTTTTCGTAGGTGGTAGTTTAGTCGACATGTACGCGAAATGTGGGGCGCTGGAGGATTCACGCCGTGTTCTCGATGGAATGCCGAGGAAAAACTCTGTTTCTTGGTGTGCTCTGCTTGGTGGTTATTGCAGGAAGGGCGAATTTGGGGCTGTTGTCGAGGTGTTTAGAGGCATGGAGAAGGATCTTTACAGCTTCGGAACTGTTCTTCGCGCCTGTGCTGGTTTGGCCGCTGAGAAGCTCGGGATGGAGGTGCACTGCCAGTACCTGAGACGAGGCAGCTGGAGAGACGTCGTGGTGGAGTCAGCTCTCATAGATCTATACGCCAAATGTGGTCGAGTTGATTTTGCTTATAGAGTTTTCTTGAAGATGGATGTGAAGAATCTGATCACTTGGAACTCGATGATTGGTGGCTTTGCACAGAACGGGAGAGGCGGAGAAGCTGTGCGGATTTTTGATCAGATGATTGAAGAGGGGGTTAAGCCTGACTGCATAAGCTTCATTGAAGTTCTCTTTGCTTGCAGCCATGGTGGCTTGGTTGACGAGGGCCGGAGGTACTTCGCCTCAATGTGGAATAACTATGGGATGAAGCCGGAGATTGAACACTACAGTTGTATGGTTGATCTCTTGGGCCGTTCTGGGGAGATAGAGGAAGCCGAGGATTTGATTGTGGGCTCGGGATTTGGGAATGAACCCACGCTTTGGGCTGCTCTGCTCAGTGCTTGTGGTTCCACGTTGAGCCCTGGTGTTGCAGAGCGCGTTGCTAAGAAACTGATCGGGTTGAAGCCGGATTGTCACTTGAGTTATGTGCATTT is a window from the Salvia miltiorrhiza cultivar Shanhuang (shh) unplaced genomic scaffold, IMPLAD_Smil_shh fragScaff_scaffold_132_2, whole genome shotgun sequence genome containing:
- the LOC131002423 gene encoding pentatricopeptide repeat-containing protein At1g03540 codes for the protein MKLFFKRHCTSLSHTHNTHCLQTPSQLIHLCKSGPLSDAIKLLNSINSSNSTPLHDAVSKPILYATVVHSCTRSLHLAAGMQLHCHLIKSGLEADRFVGNSLLSLYFKLASDFSDARRLFDGLRYKDVVSWSSMISGYIRAGKSRKSVELYLEMLDAGIEPNAFTLSAVIKACSAILGFKLGKCLHGAVVRCGFGGNEVIVAALIDMYGRNGEASAACKLFDEMPDPDSVCCTSVISALTRCDLYLEALVMFNSMRKKFGFMPDCFTFGSALTALGNLERLKQGREVHALAATGGFAADVFVGGSLVDMYAKCGALEDSRRVLDGMPRKNSVSWCALLGGYCRKGEFGAVVEVFRGMEKDLYSFGTVLRACAGLAAEKLGMEVHCQYLRRGSWRDVVVESALIDLYAKCGRVDFAYRVFLKMDVKNLITWNSMIGGFAQNGRGGEAVRIFDQMIEEGVKPDCISFIEVLFACSHGGLVDEGRRYFASMWNNYGMKPEIEHYSCMVDLLGRSGEIEEAEDLIVGSGFGNEPTLWAALLSACGSTLSPGVAERVAKKLIGLKPDCHLSYVHLANVYRSVGRWKESHEIWKQMKDRGVKKLPGMSWIDRSSSNPSMNV